A window of Ovis canadensis isolate MfBH-ARS-UI-01 breed Bighorn chromosome X, ARS-UI_OviCan_v2, whole genome shotgun sequence contains these coding sequences:
- the LOC138930643 gene encoding melanoma-associated antigen B4-like, translating into MPRRHKNKSHARGKRHQVRGNTQVAQASAAAAPKEECPSSPSSAPHGSPPGSPATEDHQELEGAMAPISPDAGPSCAGSDEGAQGPEEESAGASQAAPATQSTCKDPLARKARILVEFLLEKYTKKEAITQNALMKIVSRKYRQHFPEILSTACERLELVFGLGMKEVDRSRNIYTLISKLNLGGNDCPSGEGGALPKSGLLIVLLGVIFMNGNHATEEEIWEFLSMLGIYAGRRHWIFGEPRRLITKDLVQKEYLNYRQVPNSDPPRYEFLWGPRACAETSKMKVLEVLAKFHGRVPSSFPDLYEEALREQAERAGLRGAARAPTMAEASAPSKAKSRSSFHL; encoded by the coding sequence ATGCCTCGGAGGCACAAGAACAAGTCCCATGCCCGGGGGAAACGCCACCAGGTCCGGGGGAACACTCAGGTGGCCCAGGCCAGTGCTGCTGCAGCGCCAAAGGAGGagtgcccctcctccccctcttctgCCCCTCATGGttctcccccaggctcccctgctaCTGAAGATCACCAGGAGCTTGAGGGAGCCATGGCCCCTATCTCTCCTGATGCAGGGCCTTCCTGTGCAGGATCTGATGAAGGTGCCCAGGGCCCAGAGGAGGAAAGTGCAGGTGCCTCCCAGGCAGCCCCTGCCACTCAGAGCACTTGCAAAGATCCTCTGGCCAGGAAGGCCAGGATACTGGTGGAGTTCTTGCTGGAGAAGTACACCAAGAAGGAGGCCATCACGCAGAATGCCCTGATGAAAATTGTCAGCAGGAAGTACAGGCAGCACTTCCCTGAGATCCTCAGTACAGCCTGTGAGCGCCTGGAGCTGGTCTTTGGCCTGGGGATGAAGGAAGTCGACCGTAGCAGGAACATCTACACCCTCATCAGCAAGCTCAACCTCGGGGGGAACGATTGTCCCAGTGGTGAGGGGGGGGCGCTGCCCAAGTCCGGTCTCCTCATCGTGCTCTTGGGGGTCATCTTCATGAATGGTAACCACGCCACCGAGGAGGAGATCTGGGAATTCCTCAGTATGTTGGGGATCTATGCTGGGAGGAGGCACTGGATCTTTGGGGAGCCCAGAAGGCTCATCACCAAAGATCTGGTGCAGAAGGAGTACCTGAACTACCGCCAGGTGCCCAATAGTGATCCTCCGCGCTATGAGTTCCTGTGGGGCCCGAGAGCTTGTGCTGAGACCAGTAAGATGAAGGTACTGGAGGTTCTAGCCAAGTTCCACGGTAGGGTCCCTAGTTCCTTCCCAGACCTCTATGAGGAGGCTCTGAGAGAGCAGGCAGagagagcagggctgagaggTGCGGCCAGGGCTCCAACCATGGCTGAGGCTAGTGCCCCTTCCAAGGCCAAGTCCCGCAGCTCCTTCCACCTCTAG